One genomic region from Microcystis panniformis FACHB-1757 encodes:
- a CDS encoding nucleotidyltransferase domain-containing protein, which yields MEKQLLLNKIKQAVQAIEPQAQIFLYGSRARNDAQPDSDWDILVLVDGITNPTRTSQIRRQIYEIEWETEEVICTIVRSKNQWEHPLLQTTPFWQSVNKEAIML from the coding sequence ATGGAAAAACAACTATTACTCAATAAAATTAAACAAGCAGTACAAGCGATCGAACCTCAAGCGCAAATATTTCTTTATGGTTCACGGGCGCGAAACGATGCTCAACCAGACTCTGATTGGGATATATTAGTATTAGTTGATGGGATCACCAACCCTACTCGCACATCTCAAATCCGTCGTCAAATTTATGAAATCGAATGGGAAACAGAAGAGGTTATTTGTACCATTGTTCGCAGCAAAAATCAATGGGAACATCCCTTATTACAAACTACTCCTTTCTGGCAATCAGTTAACAAAGAAGCTATTATGCTATGA
- a CDS encoding cytochrome P450, with the protein MTISKDIPLPPGSFGLPLLGETIAFLTDGDFASKRHNKYGQLFRTHIFGSPTIILSGTEANRFLLSNENKYFAATWPKSTKTLLGSASLAVHTGDVHASRRRLIYQAFQPRSLASYIPTVETITAHYLERWQTAKTLSWYPELRNYTLDIACKLFIGLDQGSATKLGEVFDTWCAGLFTLPLPLPWTAFGKALRCREELLQAIETIILERQKNDDLGQDALAILLQAKDENGESLSLAELKDQVLLLLFAGHETLTSAIATFCLQMALHPDIFQLVLEEITNFDLSTPLSVDTLKQMTYLDRVLKEVLRFTPPVGGGFRRVIEDCQFNGYHLPKGWVVQYQISNTHKDNNIYSRPESFDPDRFLAEEKPYGYIPFGAGLRECIGKEFARLEMKILAVRLVEKYDWQLLPNQDITLTTIPTPHPRDGLQVTFKPR; encoded by the coding sequence ATGACTATAAGCAAAGATATACCCCTACCCCCCGGCAGTTTCGGATTACCCCTATTAGGAGAAACAATCGCTTTTTTGACCGATGGGGATTTTGCCAGTAAACGTCATAATAAATATGGTCAACTTTTCCGTACTCATATTTTTGGCAGTCCCACGATTATTTTATCCGGTACCGAAGCTAACCGTTTTCTCCTCAGCAACGAGAATAAATACTTTGCAGCAACTTGGCCTAAAAGTACCAAAACTCTCCTAGGTAGCGCATCTTTAGCGGTGCATACGGGAGATGTTCACGCTTCCCGTCGTCGTTTAATCTATCAAGCTTTTCAACCCCGGTCCCTAGCAAGTTATATTCCTACGGTAGAAACAATTACCGCTCACTATTTAGAGCGTTGGCAAACTGCAAAAACCCTGTCATGGTATCCTGAATTAAGAAACTATACTCTCGATATCGCCTGTAAATTATTTATCGGTCTTGACCAGGGTTCTGCTACCAAATTAGGAGAAGTTTTTGATACTTGGTGTGCGGGACTATTTACCCTTCCTCTTCCCCTTCCCTGGACAGCTTTCGGCAAAGCATTACGCTGTCGAGAAGAATTACTGCAAGCGATCGAAACTATCATTTTAGAAAGACAAAAAAATGATGACTTAGGCCAGGATGCTCTGGCTATCCTTTTACAAGCTAAAGACGAAAACGGTGAAAGTTTATCCTTAGCGGAATTAAAGGATCAAGTGCTATTATTACTCTTTGCCGGTCATGAAACTTTAACCTCCGCTATCGCCACTTTCTGCCTACAAATGGCACTGCATCCCGATATTTTTCAGCTTGTATTGGAGGAAATAACTAATTTTGATCTATCCACTCCTTTAAGCGTCGATACCCTCAAACAGATGACCTATTTAGATCGCGTTTTAAAGGAAGTTTTACGTTTTACTCCCCCCGTGGGAGGAGGATTCCGTCGGGTAATAGAAGACTGTCAATTTAACGGTTATCATTTGCCGAAAGGATGGGTAGTGCAGTATCAAATCAGCAATACCCATAAAGATAATAATATTTATTCTCGTCCTGAAAGCTTCGATCCCGATCGCTTTTTAGCCGAGGAAAAACCCTACGGATATATCCCCTTTGGTGCGGGATTGCGCGAATGTATTGGCAAGGAATTCGCTCGTTTAGAGATGAAAATTTTAGCCGTCCGTTTAGTAGAAAAATACGATTGGCAATTACTCCCCAATCAAGATATTACCCTCACCACTATCCCCACTCCCCATCCTCGTGACGGTTTACAAGTCACCTTTAAACCCCGTTAA
- a CDS encoding HNH endonuclease, whose amino-acid sequence MARPYISLELRKLVAERADFLCEYCLISASDRVSGCQVDHIISFKHGGATSADNLCYACIFCNLQKGTDLGSINWETGELVRFFNPRRDLWKEHFQLKEAFIQPITDIGNVTARILDFNNKERLQERLLLIEIAKYPPVSAKHRLL is encoded by the coding sequence ATGGCTCGACCTTACATTAGTTTAGAATTGCGAAAATTAGTTGCTGAACGTGCCGATTTTCTCTGTGAATATTGCTTAATTTCTGCTTCTGATAGGGTATCTGGCTGTCAGGTGGATCATATCATTAGTTTTAAACATGGGGGAGCAACTTCGGCTGATAATTTGTGCTACGCCTGTATTTTTTGCAATTTACAAAAAGGTACAGATTTAGGCTCAATTAATTGGGAAACTGGAGAACTTGTCCGTTTTTTTAACCCGCGTCGAGACTTGTGGAAAGAACATTTTCAACTTAAAGAAGCTTTTATCCAACCCATTACTGATATTGGGAACGTGACAGCTAGGATTTTAGATTTCAATAACAAAGAACGCTTACAAGAGCGACTATTATTAATAGAAATTGCTAAATATCCACCTGTTTCTGCAAAACACAGACTTCTTTAA
- a CDS encoding polyhydroxyalkanoate biosynthesis repressor PhaR produces MSNETVTYSLDVVLKEIKDSIKEVSQKFDKIDERLTKVEIGIADLKGDIKVLGEKIEGIDNRLISVEGTQKNQVWTLIILLGSAIITAGWKVFFSSNI; encoded by the coding sequence ATGTCTAACGAAACTGTTACTTATTCCCTGGATGTCGTCCTTAAAGAAATCAAAGACAGCATCAAGGAAGTTAGTCAAAAATTCGATAAGATTGATGAGCGGTTGACAAAAGTAGAAATAGGAATAGCCGATCTCAAAGGCGATATTAAAGTGTTAGGCGAGAAAATCGAAGGCATCGATAATCGGCTAATATCGGTAGAGGGAACCCAAAAAAATCAGGTCTGGACATTGATTATCCTTTTGGGAAGTGCCATTATTACGGCTGGGTGGAAAGTATTTTTTTCCAGTAATATCTGA
- a CDS encoding tetratricopeptide repeat protein, producing the protein MKKRLLEDNHPDVAQSLNNLAHLYYFQGRYTEAEPLYLQALAIAEQALGENHPTTVTIRENLQRLRQQQHPSS; encoded by the coding sequence TTGAAAAAACGACTCTTAGAAGACAATCATCCTGATGTGGCACAATCCCTCAACAATTTAGCGCATTTGTACTATTTTCAAGGCAGGTACACAGAAGCAGAACCTCTCTATTTACAAGCTTTAGCAATTGCGGAGCAAGCTTTAGGGGAGAATCATCCTACTACTGTTACAATTCGGGAAAACTTACAAAGGCTGCGACAACAGCAACATCCATCGTCTTAA
- a CDS encoding HEPN domain-containing protein produces the protein MSKNSLHDQLIRYRLNRAEEAYQDACSLADGARWNSCINRLYYSCFYAVTALLAYDNLSSPKHTGVRSLFNKNYIRSEIISKDFGAVYNELFEYRLEADYTDFADFDELQVLPFIAQVRDFLNIISDLLPTD, from the coding sequence ATGAGTAAAAATTCCCTTCACGATCAACTAATTAGGTATCGTTTAAATCGTGCAGAGGAAGCTTATCAAGATGCTTGTTCTCTTGCTGATGGTGCAAGATGGAATAGTTGTATCAATCGTCTATACTATAGTTGCTTTTATGCTGTTACGGCTTTACTTGCTTATGATAATCTCTCATCTCCAAAACATACAGGTGTCCGTAGTCTCTTCAACAAAAACTACATCCGTAGCGAAATTATTTCAAAAGACTTTGGTGCAGTTTATAACGAATTGTTTGAATACCGTCTCGAAGCAGATTATACAGACTTTGCAGATTTTGATGAATTACAAGTTCTTCCTTTCATTGCACAAGTGAGAGATTTTTTAAATATAATTTCAGACCTACTTCCTACTGATTAA
- a CDS encoding DUF2062 domain-containing protein has product MPENMRSRSLKARKSRKYSSNRLLRFLRYWYIRLMRLQGHPREIARGFALGVFSGFFPWMGLQIIVAIFLATLFRANKIAAAAGTYISNPLTDLPIFLFNYKLGEFILGQSGRSNLGDIFQTNQSFTEKLASSGGQFLLTLFFGCLLSATVFATITYFVSYRLVHQRYHRRQTGRKRR; this is encoded by the coding sequence ATGCCCGAAAATATGCGCTCACGGTCATTAAAAGCGAGAAAAAGCCGCAAATATTCGAGTAATCGCTTACTGCGATTTTTGCGCTATTGGTATATTCGCTTAATGCGATTACAAGGACATCCTAGGGAAATTGCCAGGGGTTTTGCCTTGGGAGTTTTTTCGGGATTTTTCCCGTGGATGGGCCTTCAAATCATCGTCGCTATCTTTTTAGCCACCCTATTTCGCGCCAACAAGATCGCGGCTGCTGCCGGTACTTATATCAGCAATCCCTTGACCGATCTGCCAATTTTCCTGTTTAATTATAAATTAGGAGAGTTTATTCTTGGTCAAAGCGGGCGATCGAATCTGGGCGACATTTTTCAAACTAATCAAAGCTTCACCGAAAAGTTAGCTAGTTCTGGCGGCCAATTTCTTTTAACCCTGTTTTTTGGTTGCTTACTATCAGCGACGGTATTTGCTACGATAACCTATTTTGTTAGCTATCGCCTAGTTCATCAACGGTATCACCGCCGACAAACAGGTAGAAAACGCCGATAA
- the alr gene encoding alanine racemase, giving the protein MTFSIEPKIINPPKNRHDYQLSEVIRYRAWVEIDRSALQQNVQKVKALLAPKTELMAVIKADAYGHGAVKVANSVLEAGAQSLAIATIGEGIELREAGIVAPIMILGAVNTPEEVAALAHWQLQPTLVQIEQVQIFASVMRRLEQRLPVHIKLDTGMSRLGTPWQNGTKFVEQVLEAPNLKIASIYSHFATADDPNPEIMQLQRQKFQQAIAELKSKGYHPPCLHLANSAATLSDRSLHYDRVRVGLALYGLYPADHLTDKVPLQPVLQVKARIAQVKTIAAGSGVSYGHQYIAAKDTRIAVVGIGYADGIPRNLSNRLKVSLRGRLVPQIGAITMDQLMIDVSEIPEVKTGEIVTLIGKDGPQCITADDWARDLGTISWEILCGFKHRLPRVIISNG; this is encoded by the coding sequence GTGACGTTTAGCATCGAACCAAAAATCATCAATCCGCCCAAAAACCGTCATGATTATCAATTGTCGGAAGTAATTCGCTATCGTGCTTGGGTAGAGATTGATCGCTCGGCCTTACAACAAAACGTGCAAAAAGTCAAGGCCTTATTAGCCCCAAAAACGGAATTAATGGCGGTAATTAAAGCCGATGCTTACGGACACGGGGCAGTTAAGGTGGCTAACAGCGTTTTAGAAGCTGGAGCGCAGTCTTTAGCCATCGCAACTATCGGGGAAGGTATCGAACTACGGGAAGCGGGAATCGTTGCCCCAATTATGATTTTAGGGGCAGTCAATACCCCAGAAGAAGTGGCAGCCTTAGCCCATTGGCAATTGCAACCCACCCTGGTGCAAATCGAACAGGTGCAGATTTTTGCCAGCGTTATGAGACGCTTAGAGCAGCGGCTGCCGGTTCACATCAAACTAGATACGGGGATGTCTCGCTTAGGCACACCATGGCAAAACGGCACCAAATTCGTCGAACAGGTTTTAGAGGCTCCTAACCTGAAAATTGCCAGTATATACTCGCATTTTGCCACGGCTGATGATCCGAATCCCGAAATCATGCAGTTACAACGGCAAAAATTCCAACAAGCGATCGCCGAGTTAAAATCAAAAGGTTATCATCCCCCCTGTCTGCATTTAGCCAACTCTGCCGCTACCCTAAGCGATCGATCTCTGCACTACGATCGAGTTAGAGTCGGATTAGCTCTTTACGGTCTTTATCCTGCCGATCATCTCACCGATAAAGTCCCTTTGCAACCGGTGCTGCAAGTAAAAGCACGCATTGCCCAAGTCAAAACCATTGCCGCTGGCTCTGGAGTGAGTTATGGTCATCAGTATATAGCGGCAAAAGACACCCGTATTGCTGTGGTCGGTATCGGTTACGCTGATGGAATTCCCCGCAATCTCTCCAATCGTTTAAAAGTATCCCTGAGAGGACGTTTAGTACCCCAAATCGGCGCAATAACCATGGATCAGTTAATGATTGACGTGAGCGAGATTCCAGAGGTAAAAACAGGGGAAATCGTCACACTTATCGGTAAAGATGGCCCACAGTGCATCACCGCCGACGATTGGGCGCGGGATTTAGGTACGATATCCTGGGAAATTCTCTGCGGTTTTAAGCATCGTTTGCCGCGAGTTATTATTAGCAATGGCTAA
- a CDS encoding polyhydroxyalkanoate biosynthesis repressor PhaR, with amino-acid sequence MSNETVTYSLEAVLTRIEGKIDKIDERLTKVEIGLTDLKGDIKVLDEKIEGMDNRLKSVEGTQKNHVWTLIILLGSAIFTAAWKVFFSSNI; translated from the coding sequence ATGTCTAACGAAACTGTTACTTATTCCCTAGAAGCTGTCCTCACAAGGATTGAGGGGAAGATCGATAAGATTGATGAGCGCTTGACAAAAGTAGAAATAGGATTAACCGATCTCAAAGGAGATATTAAAGTGTTAGACGAGAAAATCGAAGGCATGGACAATCGGCTAAAATCAGTGGAAGGAACCCAAAAAAATCATGTCTGGACATTAATTATCCTTTTGGGGAGTGCCATTTTTACGGCTGCTTGGAAAGTATTTTTTTCCAGTAATATCTGA
- a CDS encoding DUF5615 family PIN-like protein, protein MKIRFLIDEDCPLSLSNLLNSKGYDAIHVKTSGLSGTKDPELFRFAQREQRIIISRDLGWANIKNYPPNTHCGLIILRFPFEAIAVEIRQVLENFINTVDIEEIIGSTVIVDKNKFRIRKSG, encoded by the coding sequence TTGAAAATTCGCTTTTTAATTGATGAAGACTGCCCCTTAAGTTTAAGCAACTTGCTAAATTCTAAAGGTTATGACGCTATTCATGTAAAAACCTCTGGACTAAGTGGCACAAAAGACCCTGAGCTATTTCGATTTGCTCAACGAGAACAGCGAATTATTATTAGCCGTGATTTGGGATGGGCTAATATCAAAAATTATCCTCCCAATACCCATTGTGGTCTGATTATTTTACGATTTCCTTTTGAGGCGATAGCGGTAGAAATTAGACAGGTTTTAGAAAATTTTATCAATACCGTAGATATAGAAGAAATTATTGGCTCAACGGTAATTGTGGATAAAAATAAGTTTAGGATCAGAAAATCTGGTTGA
- a CDS encoding DUF4164 family protein — protein sequence MSNETVTYSLEAVLTRIEGKIDSLEKRVNERFDKVEDRLTKLEIGVTDLKGDIKVLDEKIEGIDNRLRSVEGTQKNQVWTLIILLGSAIITAAWKVFFSSNI from the coding sequence ATGTCTAACGAAACTGTTACTTATTCCCTAGAAGCTGTCCTCACAAGGATTGAGGGGAAGATTGACTCGCTTGAGAAGCGGGTTAACGAAAGATTTGACAAGGTAGAAGATCGGTTAACCAAACTAGAAATAGGAGTAACTGATCTCAAAGGTGATATTAAAGTGTTAGACGAGAAAATCGAAGGCATCGACAATCGGCTCAGATCGGTAGAGGGAACCCAAAAAAATCAGGTCTGGACATTGATTATCCTTTTGGGAAGTGCCATTATTACGGCTGCTTGGAAAGTATTTTTTTCCAGTAATATCTGA
- a CDS encoding type II toxin-antitoxin system VapC family toxin yields the protein MKQIFADTFYWIALLNPKDNWHQIALNYAHNCINDQLITTDGIIDEILNYASSRGTIMRQKALLMCTQMLREKTIKVISYTPELRQLGFELYKQRSDKGYSITDCISMVIMQQMDIFEVLTHDKHFTQEGFIILFQKIELL from the coding sequence ATGAAGCAAATTTTTGCCGACACCTTTTATTGGATCGCTTTACTCAACCCTAAAGATAACTGGCATCAAATTGCGCTTAATTATGCTCATAATTGTATCAATGATCAGCTAATAACGACGGATGGCATTATTGATGAGATACTGAACTATGCTTCATCTAGAGGAACTATTATGAGACAGAAAGCACTCTTGATGTGTACGCAAATGCTACGGGAAAAAACAATAAAAGTTATTTCCTATACACCAGAATTACGTCAATTAGGTTTTGAATTATATAAACAACGGTCAGACAAAGGTTATAGCATTACAGACTGCATATCAATGGTAATTATGCAACAAATGGATATTTTTGAAGTGCTTACCCATGACAAGCACTTTACCCAAGAAGGTTTTATTATTCTTTTTCAAAAAATAGAACTACTATAA
- a CDS encoding tetratricopeptide repeat protein encodes MLDTKEFRNIIHQDFTEVTSQEFLANLKKYCPEIFEGDNYPNVTENLNNLAKLYQSQGRYEEAEPLLIQALELSQRLLGENHPSVAISLNNLAELYSSQGRYEEAEPLYLQALAIAEQALGENHPTTVKIRENLQTLRQQQHPSS; translated from the coding sequence ATGCTAGATACTAAAGAATTTCGCAATATTATCCACCAAGATTTTACTGAAGTTACCTCACAGGAATTTCTGGCAAATCTAAAAAAATACTGTCCAGAAATTTTTGAAGGCGATAACTATCCCAATGTCACTGAAAATCTTAATAATTTAGCAAAACTCTACCAATCTCAAGGAAGATACGAAGAAGCTGAACCACTCTTAATACAAGCATTAGAATTGAGTCAACGACTATTAGGGGAGAATCATCCCTCTGTTGCTATTTCCCTAAACAATTTAGCAGAATTATACTCATCTCAAGGAAGGTATGAAGAAGCAGAACCCCTCTATTTACAAGCTTTAGCAATTGCCGAGCAAGCTTTAGGGGAGAATCATCCTACTACTGTTAAGATTCGGGAAAACTTACAAACGCTGCGACAACAGCAACATCCATCGTCTTAA
- a CDS encoding DUF433 domain-containing protein, with protein MTTNLLNNAITIDNEIQHGKPILTGTRIPIAIVIGSLAGGMSYEEVMEEYGVTQEQILASLAYFSELLNNEIIYPMEKTS; from the coding sequence ATGACAACCAACTTATTAAATAATGCTATTACCATAGATAACGAAATTCAACATGGTAAACCAATCTTAACAGGAACCCGAATCCCGATCGCCATTGTTATTGGTTCCCTGGCAGGAGGAATGAGCTATGAAGAAGTCATGGAGGAATATGGAGTTACTCAAGAGCAAATTCTTGCTTCTTTAGCATATTTTTCTGAACTTTTAAATAATGAAATCATTTATCCAATGGAGAAAACCAGTTGA
- the mnmE gene encoding tRNA uridine-5-carboxymethylaminomethyl(34) synthesis GTPase MnmE has product MLNTGDTIAAIATAIVPEQGSIGIVRLSGSEAVAIARRLFHTRNRQPWKSHRLLYGYIRHPQSQAIIDEALLLLMLAPRSFTREDVVEFHCHGGIMPVQQVLQLCLENGARLAQAGEFSLRAFLNGRIDLTQAESVVDLVGARSPQAAQFALSGLQGKLAQPIRHLRATCLDILAEIEARIDFEEDLPPLDHEAVLHSIEQVFCQVNLILATAERGELLRSGLKVAIVGRPNVGKSSLLNAWSRSDRAIVTDLPGTTRDIVESQLVVAGIPVQVLDTAGIRSASDRVEQIGVERSRQTARSADLVLLTVSAESGWTEEDEEIYRSVSDRRLILVINKIDLVNPETVIYPAEIERVVKLSAVQNQGIEDLEKTIINAVQNQELQAANLDLAINQRQAAALTRAKIALEQVKKTIDQDLPFDFWSIDLRTAIQALGEITGEEVTESVLDRIFSRFCIGK; this is encoded by the coding sequence ATGTTAAACACAGGGGATACGATCGCCGCCATCGCTACGGCGATCGTTCCGGAACAGGGTAGTATCGGTATTGTCCGTTTATCTGGTAGTGAGGCAGTGGCGATCGCTCGTCGGCTTTTCCATACCCGCAATCGTCAACCCTGGAAAAGTCATCGTCTTCTCTACGGTTATATCCGACATCCCCAAAGTCAGGCAATTATCGATGAAGCTTTGCTGTTGCTCATGTTAGCGCCCCGCTCTTTCACCCGCGAGGATGTGGTGGAATTTCACTGTCATGGCGGCATTATGCCCGTACAACAGGTGTTACAGTTATGTCTAGAAAATGGGGCGCGTTTGGCCCAAGCGGGGGAATTTAGCCTGCGTGCCTTTCTTAACGGCAGAATTGACCTAACTCAAGCCGAAAGCGTCGTCGATCTCGTTGGGGCGCGTTCTCCCCAAGCGGCACAATTTGCCCTCTCTGGTTTACAGGGGAAACTCGCGCAACCGATCCGCCATTTGCGCGCCACCTGTCTCGATATTTTGGCTGAAATTGAGGCCCGTATTGACTTTGAAGAGGATTTACCGCCCTTGGATCACGAGGCGGTTCTCCATAGCATAGAACAGGTTTTTTGTCAAGTAAATTTAATTTTAGCTACCGCCGAGCGCGGGGAATTGCTGCGTAGTGGTCTAAAAGTGGCGATCGTGGGGCGGCCGAATGTGGGGAAATCCAGTTTGTTAAATGCTTGGAGTCGGAGCGATCGAGCGATTGTCACCGATTTACCCGGCACTACCCGCGATATCGTCGAATCTCAGCTAGTTGTGGCGGGAATCCCCGTACAAGTCCTCGATACGGCAGGAATTCGCTCGGCCAGTGATCGAGTTGAACAAATTGGGGTGGAACGTTCCCGTCAAACGGCCCGGTCTGCTGATTTAGTTCTATTAACCGTCTCCGCAGAGTCAGGATGGACCGAGGAGGACGAGGAAATTTATCGCTCTGTCAGCGATCGCCGATTAATTTTAGTGATTAATAAAATTGATTTGGTTAATCCAGAAACTGTAATTTACCCAGCAGAAATTGAGCGAGTTGTCAAGCTATCCGCCGTCCAAAATCAGGGTATTGAAGACTTAGAAAAAACTATTATTAATGCTGTCCAAAATCAGGAATTACAGGCGGCTAATTTGGATTTAGCCATTAATCAACGACAAGCGGCAGCTTTAACTAGGGCGAAAATTGCTTTGGAACAGGTAAAAAAAACAATTGACCAAGATTTGCCTTTTGATTTTTGGTCGATCGATCTGCGTACTGCCATTCAAGCTTTAGGAGAAATTACTGGCGAAGAAGTAACTGAATCGGTACTTGATCGCATTTTTAGCCGTTTTTGTATTGGGAAATAA
- a CDS encoding ParE family toxin-like protein, producing the protein MKSLTTPDFWQCYANLPPYIKQQAKKAYRLWISNVFHRSLHFKKVEKNVWSVRITENYRALALKKGEDYYWFWIGSHDEYEELIK; encoded by the coding sequence ATGAAATCCTTAACAACTCCTGATTTTTGGCAATGTTATGCCAACTTACCTCCCTACATTAAGCAACAGGCAAAAAAAGCCTATCGTCTCTGGATTAGTAATGTTTTCCATCGATCATTACATTTCAAGAAAGTAGAGAAAAATGTCTGGTCAGTCCGAATAACTGAGAATTATAGAGCTTTAGCATTGAAAAAAGGTGAAGATTATTACTGGTTTTGGATTGGTTCTCATGATGAGTATGAAGAGTTAATTAAATAG